Proteins found in one Sorghum bicolor cultivar BTx623 chromosome 1, Sorghum_bicolor_NCBIv3, whole genome shotgun sequence genomic segment:
- the LOC8083842 gene encoding leucine-rich repeat receptor-like protein kinase PEPR2, with the protein MPQLPPMSCATAFLLLVTIAFCPTPAPSEGAGEAAVLRAFIASLPPVSRRVLRPSWRATNASTSGGRSRTHCAFLGVQCTATGAVAAVNLSGAGLSGDLAATAPRLCALPALAALDLSRNRFTGAVPAALTACSVVATLLLGGNLLTGAVPLELLSSPQLRKVDLSYNTLAGDISGSSSPVLEYLDLSVNMLSGTVPLELAALPSLIYMDLSGNNLSGPVPEFPAPCRLVYLSLFSNQLSGGIPRSLANCHNLTTLYLSYNVIGGKVPDFFASLPKLQKLYLDDNKFVGELPQSIGTLVSLEQLVVSNNGFTGTVPDAIGKCQSLTMLYLDRNNFSGSIPVFVSNFSRLQKLSMAHNRISGRIPPEIGKCQELVELQLQNNSLSGTIPLEICKLSQLQNFYLHNNSLRGELPAEITQIRKLREISLFDNNFTGVLPQALGLNTTPGLVQVDLTGNHFHGEIPPGLCTGGQLSVLDLGYNQFSGSLPIGILKCESLQRLILNNNLITGNIPANLGTNIGLSYMDISGNLLHGVIPAVLGSWRNLTMLDISNNLFSGPIPRELSALTKLETLRMSSNRLTGPIPHELGNCKDLLCLDLGKNLLNGSIPAEITTLNSLQSLVLGANNLTGRIPDSFTAAQDLIELQLGDNRLEGAIPDSLGNLQYLSKALNISHNRLSGQIPNSLGKLQDLELLDLSMNSLSGPIPSQLSNMVSLLVVNISFNELSGLLPGNWPKLATKSPDGFLGNPQLCIQSDCLHRSNNQLARKLHYSKTRIIVALLVSTLAIIVAGLCVVYYIVKRSQHLSASHASVRSLDTTEELPEDLTYEDILRATDNWSEKYVIGRGRHGTVYRTECKLGKDWAVKTVDLSKCKFPIEMKILNTVKHRNIVRMEGYCIRGSVGLILYEYMPEGTLFDLLHERKPRVPLDCMARWQIALGVAQALSYLHHDCVPMIVHRDVKSSNILMDAELVPKLTDFGMGKIVCDENADATVSAIIGTLGYIAPEHGYSTRLTEKSDVYSYGVVLLELLCRKTPLDSSFGDGTDIVTWMRTNLEHEDRCSIISLMDEEMTYWPEDEQEKALSLLDLAVSCTQVACQSRPSMREVVKMLLKIEK; encoded by the exons ATGCCGCAGCTCCCTCCCATGTCTTGTGCCACCGCATTCTTGCTCCTTGTCACCATCGCCTTCTGCCCTACGCCGGCGCCGTCCGAAGGCGCCGGTGAAGCGGCCGTCCTGCGCGCCTTCATCGCGTCACTGCCGCCAGTTTCCCGGCGCGTCCTCCGCCCGTCGTGGAGGGCGACGAACGCCAGCACCAGTGGCGGCAGGTCGAGGACCCACTGCGCGTTCCTGGGCGTCCAGTGCACCGCCACGGGCGCGGTCGCGGCAGTTAACCTCTCCGGAGCGGGGTTGTCCGGCGACCTCGCGGCCACCGCGCCTCGGCTCTGCGCTCTACCGGCGCTCGCCGCGCTCGACCTCAGTCGGAACCGCTTCACGGGCGCCGTCCCCGCTGCTCTCACGGCGTGCTCGGTAGTCGCCACGCTACTCCTCGGCGGAAATCTCCTCACCGGTGCTGTTCCCCTGGAGCTCCTCTCCTCGCCCCAGCTTCGGAAGGTCGACCTCAGCTACAACACACTCGCCGGTGATATCTCCGGCTCGAGCTCGCCGGTCCTCGAGTACCTCGACCTCAGCGTCAACATGCTCTCCGGGACAGTCCCGCTGGAGCTCGCCGCGCTCCCGTCGCTCATCTACATGGACCTGAGCGGCAACAATCTGTCTGGACCAGTGCCGGAGTTCCCCGCACCGTGCAGGCTCGTCTACCTCAGCCTCTTCTCCAACCAGCTCTCGGGCGGGATTCCCCGGAGCCTCGCCAACTGCCACAACCTCACCACCTTGTACCTGTCCTACAACGTCATTGGCGGCAAGGTGCCAGATTTCTTTGCATCCTTGCCGAAATTGCAGAAGCTTTACCTTGACGACAACAAGTTCGTCGGGGAGCTGCCACAGAGCATCGGTACGCTTGTGAGTCTGGAACAATTGGTGGTGTCCAATAACGGGTTTACCGGCACTGTGCCAGATGCAATTGGGAAGTGTCAGTCACTGACAATGCTCTACTTGGATCGCAACAACTTCAGCGGCTCGATTCCGGTGTTCGTCAGCAATTTTAGCAGGCTACAGAAGTTATCTATGGCTCACAATAGAATTTCTGGAAGAATTCCACCTGAAATTGGGAAGTGCCAGGAGTTAGTTGAGTTACAGCTCCAGAACAACAGCCTGTCCGGGACAATACCACTGGAGATTTGCAAGCTTAGCCAACTGCAGAACTTTTACCTCCACAATAATAGCCTTAGAGGCGAGCTACCTGCAGAGATCACTCAAATCAGGAAGCTAAGAGAGATCTCCCTGTTCGACAATAACTTCACTGGAGTGTTGCCACAGGCCCTGGGGTTGAACACTACACCTGGACTTGTTCAGGTCGACCTCACCGGCAATCACTTTCACGGGGAAATTCCACCTGGTCTTTGTACTGGAGGCCAGCTCAGTGTTCTTGATCTTGGATACAACCAGTTCAGTGGAAGTTTACCTATCGGAATTTTGAAATGTGAGTCTCTCCAGAGGTTAATTCTGAACAACAATCTAATCACTGGAAACATACCTGCGAATTTGGGCACAAACATAGGACTCTCTTACATGGACATTAGTGGTAATCTACTCCATGGTGTGATACCTGCTGTCCTTGGTTCATGGCGCAATCTAACAATGCTTGACATCTCCAATAACCTCTTCTCTGGACCAATACCCCGTGAGCTCAGTGCTTTGACCAAGCTTGAGACTCTGCGCATGTCGTCAAACAGGCTTACAGGTCCTATACCACATGAGTTAGGAAACTGTAAGGATCTTCTCTGTTTGGATCTTGGAAAGAACCTTCTCAACGGAAGTATACCTGCAGAAATCACGACACTTAATAGCCTGCAAAGTCTTGTACTTGGCGCAAACAATCTCACAGGAAGAATACCGGACTCCTTCACTGCAGCACAGGATTTAATTGAGCTGCAGCTTGGTGACAATCGTTTGGAAGGAGCAATTCCTGACAGCCTAGGCAACCTTCAGTACCTGTCCAAAGCTCTTAACATTAGCCATAACAGATTGAGcggccaaattccaaatagccTTGGAAAACTTCAAGATCTGGAACTGCTTGACTTGTCAATGAATTCATTGTCCGGTCCAATCCCGTCGCAACTGAGCAACATGGTCTCACTTTTAGTTGTCAACATTTCATTCAATGAGCTGTCTGGTCTGCTCCCTGGAAACTGGCCTAAGCTTGCAACAAAGTCACCTGATGGTTTTTTGGGCAATCCTCAGTTATGCATACAGTCAGATTGTCTGCATCGCTCCAACAATCAACTTGCTCGGAAACTACACTATAGCAAGACAAGAATCATTGTGGCATTGCTAGTGTCAACTCTTGCTATCATAGTTGCTGGTTTGTGTGTAGTTTACTACATTGTGAAGAGGTCCCAACACTTGTCAGCAAGTCATGCCTCTGTCCGTAGCCTGGACACAACAGAGGAATTGCCTGAAGACCTGACCTATGAAGATATCCTTCGGGCAACAGACAACTGGAGTGAGAAATATGTCATTGGAAGAGGCCGACATGGTACAGTCTACCGGACAGAATGCAAACTTGGTAAAGACTGGGCAGTCAAGACAGTTGATCTATCCAAATGCAAATTCCCCATTGAAATGAAAATTTTAAACACAGTGAAGCACCGGAACATCGTCAGGATGGAGGGCTACTGCATTCGTGGTAGTGTCGGTCTAATCCTGTATGAGTACATGCCTGAGGGAACGCTCTTCGATCTGTTGCATGAAAGGAAGCCTCGAGTGCCTCTTGACTGCATGGCGCGGTGGCAGATTGCGCTTGGTGTAGCGCAAGCCCTATCCTATTTGCACCATGACTGTGTACCCATGATTGTTCATAGAGATGTCAAGTCAAGCAACATACTGATGGATGCAGAGTTAGTACCCAAGCTCACAGACTTCGGCATGGGGAAAATTGTCTGTGATGAGAATGCCGATGCAACAGTGTCTGCCATCATTGGTACCCTTGGCTACATTGCTCCAG AGCATGGATACTCTACAAGATTAACTGAGAAGAGTGATGTCTACAGCTATGGAGTAGTGTTACTTGAGCTCCTATGCAGGAAGACGCCTCTGGATTCATCGTTCGGAGATGGTACTGACATTGTGACATGGATGAGAACTAACCTGGAGCATGAAG